CAACATGTGGCGCCCTTGCGATCGGCACGCGTTTCCTGGATCGGCGGGCAGGGATGGTGCCGAATGAGCAGAAGACACAGCAATCGCCCGCATTGGGGCGGAGTTTCACACCGCAACCATTGCAATCGTAGAAAAACCAGCAGGCATCCGTCGGCATTCTTTCGAGCTTTTTGTACCCGCAAGTAGGGCATGTGATCTCGGACTTCAGTTTGATCATAGCGCGCTCTCTGAAAGGATCGCCGGATATCCGGCCTCGGTCGACGCCGCGGCGATCGCGCTTGTGGTTGTTCGCTCAGGATCGAACTGCGCAGTCGCCGTCCTGGTCTCGTAATCGATAGTCACCTCGTGCACGCCTGCCACGCCTTCCATCGCGCGCCGAACCGTTATCGGGCAGGTCGCGCAGGTCATATTCTCGACCGCAAAACTTGCCGATTGCAGATGCGCGGAATTTTGTTGAACCCGTTCGTCGGAGTTTGGCGGAAACAAGGTCGCTGCCCAGATACCCGCTCCGGCCAGTCCCAGTATCGCAACTGCGACGATCATCGTCTTCTTCATCTTTCGAACTCCTAGCCCGTCTTATTCACGGGGTTGGCTACGAAGGGTTGGCGGGAGTGGCATAAGCCTCTGATCTGAATTAGGAACTGGGTGTCTACACCGGCCCTGCTGCAGGGCAGAAAATGCCACAGGCCACACCCGCCATGAACGACGATATCGCAAGCCCCTTCCGATTCCCAGCGGTCGACCGCAAGAAAGTCACAGCCGCGTTCGACGGTGGTCGGCTCACTTCGGACGGCGGCGTTCTGTTGCTGTCGCAGGCCGAGCGCGCGATGGGTATCTGCCAGCGGCTTGCGACTTGCATTGCCGATCCGCGCGATCCTGCGCGGGTGATCCATCGCCTCGACGACATCCTGCGTGCCCGCGTGTTCGCGATCGCCTGCGGCTATGAGGATGCCGACGATCTCGATGCCCTGCGCGACGATCCGGGCTTCCGCCTGGCCCTGGGCAAGCTGCCGGGATCGGGCGCGGGGCTGGCCAGCCAACCGACGATGAGCCGGTGGGAGAATGCACCGATCACGCGCGAGTTGGCGAAGATGCTGGCCGCGATGATCGACATCTACTGCGCCAGCTATCCGGCCCCGCCGGCGGCGGTGACGCTGGATATCGATGATACCTGCGATGTCGTCCATGGCTATCAGCAGTTGTCGTTCTGGAATGGTCATCATGGCGAGCGTTGCTTCCTGCCGATCCATGTCTACGACACCGCCACTGGCCGGCCGGTGGCGATGCTGCTGCGCACCGGCAAGACACCGTCTGGTGTTGAAGCTGCCGGTCACATCCGGCGCCTCGTGCGCCACATCCGCCGGCAATGGCCCGAAACGCACATCACCATCCGCGGCGACGGGCACTATGGGCGGCCCGAGGTCATGGCCGTCTGCGAGGGTTGCGGCGTCGACTACGTGTTCGGCCTGCCGACCAACGCCGTGCTACGCGCCGATCCCGAAATCGTCGTTGCCGCCGATGCCTGTGCGGTCAAACGCGCTCAGCGCCAGTACCCGGTCCTGCGCACCTATGCCGAGACCCGCTACGGGGCCAAAAGCTGGAAGTGCCAGCGCCGCGTCGTCGCCCGGATCGAGGCCAGTACGATGGGCATGGACATCCGCTATGTCGTCACTTCGCTGACCGAAGGCTCGGCCGAGCACATCTATGATACGCTCTACTGCGCGCGCGGTCAGGCCGAAAACCTGATCAAGCTGCACAAGACCCAGCTGGCCAGCGATCGCACCTCGTGCCGCTCTCCCAACGCCAATCAGATGCGCCTCATCCTGCACACCGCCGCATACTGGCTCCTGTGGCGCATTCAGCAGGAAATCCCCAAGGCAGCCTCGCTCGCGACCGCCGAGTTCGCAACGTTGCGCCTCAGGCTGCTCAAGGTCGCTGCCCGCGTCATTGAGAGCGCCACTCGCATCCGTGTCGCCTTCGCGTCAGCCTGTCCCGATGCCTCCGTTTTGAAAGCCATCGCCACCAATCTCAGGCCTGCACCTACTTAGGCGGTGCGGCTGTGCCGCCGAACTCCGAGCTCCATTCCATCAACCTCGAAAAGCCCATTGATCCTGACGCGGTGAAAAATGCCGTCGAAGACGCTCGCCCGGACTACGCCGCCAACGTCAGATCAAGGCCCATCCACTTCGCTGCTGCGGCCTCATGAATAAACCGGGCTAGTAGAATTGCGGCGCCCACCACTCGACCGTGGACGAGGCAGCGACCAATACGGTCGCCAGCCACAGGGAGCTTTTGACGAGCAGGTTTGCTCCGGGCCGCGCGCAATATGTTCCGTCTTCGCAAGGTTCGGCTTGCCGAAAATAGACGTGCCGGAATCCAAGGGCCAAAAAGACAACCGCAATGGCGATAAATACCCATTTGTACGGTTCGAGCGCAGTGAGATTGCCGATCCACGCGCCGCTGATGCCAAGGCTCAGCAATAACAGCGGGGCAATACAGCAGGACGAGGCGAGTATCGCGCCGAGCGTCCCGCCGCTCGCCCATAAGCGCTGCGCGTTCTTGTGCATTTGATCGACCATGGAAACCAATGTACTCCCTGTAGTAACTACAGGTTCAAGCACTAATTGGCATATGGCTCATGACAGCATCGCAAGTGATCAAACGGGGAGAACTGGCCAGACGGTCGGGCTGCAACCTTGAGACAATCCGCTACTACGAGAACATCGGTCTGCTTCAGCCTCCCGAGCGTACGGCAAGCGGGCACAGGCTCTATCCACCCGGCGACCAGGCGCGGCTCGGCTTTATCTTGCGCGGCCGCGATCTGGGTTTTTCGATCGAGGAGCTCAAAAGCCTGCTCAGCCTCGTTGATTCGCACCCCTACAGCTGCGGCGAGGTTCGGGATCTGACCAATAACCATCTGGCCAGCGTGCGAGCTAAAATTGCTGATTTGACTAGGTTGGAGCGCACGCTAGCCGATGTATCAGCCCGCTGCGAAGGCCGGTGATGTTCCGGAATGCCCCATCATAGATACGCTCTTTGGTCGTGGTCCTGGCGCCCGATAGTGACGCAATGCCGTCGGAACGGGTGCGCGTCTTGAAGCTATTTCGATCGAAGCCGGATGCCGACGAGGCGAGGGAACGAATATGCGCCCTGTCCGTCCCCTCACTACAGAGCCTTGTCATTTAACTTTTGATAGCCTTCCATGCCGACCACCATTCTGATTGTCGAAGACGAATTCCTCATAGCTGTCGAAATGGAGGCGGTGGTTCACGATCTCCGGTCATGAATCCGCAGGCATAGCCGACGACATGCAATCGGCATTGGCAAAGGCTTCAGACGCGATCGATGTGGCGCTCGTCGATGTCAATCTGGCCGATGGAGCCACTGGTCCGAGGATCGGCGAGAAGCTTGCTGCGGATTTCGGGATCGAGGTTATTTTCGTAACGCCAATCCCGCACAACTCGGCGAAGGGGTGAGCGGAAACGCTGGGCGCGCTGGAAAAACCGGTCGATCTTAGCATTCTCAAGCAGGTTCTCGACTATGTCATTGCGGTCCGGAAGGGCGAAAAAAATCGATCCGCCAGCCCGTCTTAGGCTCTTCTTTAACTAGGCTCCTGCAACCTGCTTTTTCGGACATCCATGACGAGTTCAACGCCATCGTCATGCCAGGTTCTCTCGTAATTGCCTCCTAGCTGTTGCTTCACGGCCAACTCGATGAGGCGACTTCCGAAACCCGTTTGAGGCTCACTCGCCTTGTCGATGTGAGCTCCGTGTTCCCTCCAGCGGAAGCGGACCATCTCGTCCTCGGTTGAAAGGTCCAGCGAAATCCTTCCCTCGGGATTGGACAGAGCTCCGTACTTCATCGCGTTGGTAGCCAGCTCGTGGAACACCAATGCAACCGGCGTGGCGGCGCGGCTTTCGACCGCGATATCGGGGCCGGAAATAGCAATCCTTCTTTCGGAAAAGGCAGGATAGGTCTCGAAGATCGTCGCAAGCAGCGTGGCGAGGGTCACTTCCTTGCCCTCGGGCTGGGACTTTTCGCTGTGGGGCCGGACGAATTCGTGCGCGCGCCCCAGCGCGGAAATCCGGCCCAGCAGGTCGCGCGACGCTTCACCGAACGCTTCATTTGCGCGCGCTGTCAGGCTGATCAAACCGGAAACAATCGCGAAGATGTTCTTGATGCGATGGCTGAGCTCTTGACTCAGGATTTCGTTTTGGAGGGCGGTGCGCTTCTGCTCGTCGATATCCGTACAAGTGCCGATCCAGCGCTGGATCTCACCCTCCTCGTTGAGGATCGGCAGCG
The sequence above is a segment of the Croceicoccus naphthovorans genome. Coding sequences within it:
- a CDS encoding sensor histidine kinase; this encodes MISLTARANEAFGEASRDLLGRISALGRAHEFVRPHSEKSQPEGKEVTLATLLATIFETYPAFSERRIAISGPDIAVESRAATPVALVFHELATNAMKYGALSNPEGRISLDLSTEDEMVRFRWREHGAHIDKASEPQTGFGSRLIELAVKQQLGGNYERTWHDDGVELVMDVRKSRLQEPS
- a CDS encoding heavy-metal-associated domain-containing protein, whose translation is MKKTMIVAVAILGLAGAGIWAATLFPPNSDERVQQNSAHLQSASFAVENMTCATCPITVRRAMEGVAGVHEVTIDYETRTATAQFDPERTTTSAIAAASTEAGYPAILSESAL
- a CDS encoding mercuric transporter MerT family protein, giving the protein MVDQMHKNAQRLWASGGTLGAILASSCCIAPLLLLSLGISGAWIGNLTALEPYKWVFIAIAVVFLALGFRHVYFRQAEPCEDGTYCARPGANLLVKSSLWLATVLVAASSTVEWWAPQFY
- a CDS encoding helix-turn-helix domain-containing protein — translated: MTASQVIKRGELARRSGCNLETIRYYENIGLLQPPERTASGHRLYPPGDQARLGFILRGRDLGFSIEELKSLLSLVDSHPYSCGEVRDLTNNHLASVRAKIADLTRLERTLADVSARCEGR
- a CDS encoding IS1380 family transposase, whose amino-acid sequence is MNDDIASPFRFPAVDRKKVTAAFDGGRLTSDGGVLLLSQAERAMGICQRLATCIADPRDPARVIHRLDDILRARVFAIACGYEDADDLDALRDDPGFRLALGKLPGSGAGLASQPTMSRWENAPITRELAKMLAAMIDIYCASYPAPPAAVTLDIDDTCDVVHGYQQLSFWNGHHGERCFLPIHVYDTATGRPVAMLLRTGKTPSGVEAAGHIRRLVRHIRRQWPETHITIRGDGHYGRPEVMAVCEGCGVDYVFGLPTNAVLRADPEIVVAADACAVKRAQRQYPVLRTYAETRYGAKSWKCQRRVVARIEASTMGMDIRYVVTSLTEGSAEHIYDTLYCARGQAENLIKLHKTQLASDRTSCRSPNANQMRLILHTAAYWLLWRIQQEIPKAASLATAEFATLRLRLLKVAARVIESATRIRVAFASACPDASVLKAIATNLRPAPT